TTGCTAAGATTATTAAGAACAATACCAagatattatatttttacttgCAATAATTATTGATttgaataattattaaaataaacgtattttaataataaaattaattcatgCTTTCTCAACCCTGGAATAGATAAAACCTTTGACACTATTTTCAATATTGCtttaactttgttttaaatgtcaaaaacaaTAGAACATATCAGGCATTCTAAGCTGCTTCTATCTTTATGGTCATAggtgtcatggtacggcccctcctcccaagtgtctccccGTGTGGCCACCCCcccatgtcacacctgtttgtaattgcttgtcatttacgtgtgtgtatataaacccctatggttctgttgtcagtgtttatgTTAAGTTAGTTTAATTGCTATGTAGTCTTTGTTGTCTGTATAAATAAACGTAattcgtccccgcatcctgcttagcctccgtTTGTTACAATAGGACAATAAAAGTGAATTATGAGCTGATATAAATATGTAAGGAAATTGATATGGCACATTACCTCTAATTTCCATAACTCAATGAGAGCAATATAAACATGCAGTATGCTGGGTTATCGTATGTAAATTCATCACAGTACCTGAATAAGATGTGTGGCTTTACTGGCAGCAGATAATGGCAGTAAGAGCTTCTGATTACTCAGTTCTTATTTAAAAGGAATTATTATATAAAGTTTGAATGAAAAGCCAAGTCTTATTCACAAGCAAGGTTTATTGCTTttgctcattctctcattcattACTACTAATTTTGTGGTATAATATATGTAACCAAGAAGTGTAAAGTAATGCCCCTCAGATGAAAAGAAACAGTTTtggttaaattatttatttaaaacaaatttctcattttcagaTCAAACTAGTGtgaaagaacacacaaacaaacacatgcatttataGTACTTTGGCTATATCTGTATGTTTTGTAGCAGTGAGCAAACACTGGCCAAAATCCCATCAATATTTCCATGAAGAGTTTTTTCTGGCTTAGTGAATAAAGAGGGTGGTGCCTTCTCACATTTAGAGAGCATATAAAGAGGATCTGACAATGTGCTGACAATTGTCTTTTAGAAAGACTGTATAAGCAGAATGGTGCTTAATGACTCTGAAGTTTTCTCTATAGCAATGAGTACCTTTGTGTTTGGAGCCGTGAACATGTCTCTCTCTACTGTCAGTATCCCTCTTAACCTTTTTGATGTCTTCTGTTTGATCATTACACAAGGATCTGAGTGGCTGAAACCACCTCTTAACATTTTGCTGGGATCTCTTATTGGAAGCAACATAGTTCTTCATGTATTCACCTTTGTCCTTGCATTATGTGAATTTATATCGATTTCACTGAGCGAAATGTTTACAGGTGTTGCAGAGGTCACTATGATGTATATCATGGAGATCAGTATAACCTCCTCCATTTGGCTGAATGTCTTCTACTACTGCCAGGTTGCTCCTGCTCAGCATCCTGTCTTCATCTGGTTAAAGAAGAACATCAGAGTCTTCATATACTCAGCTCTGATTATGGACAGActcttatttttgtttggatTCATGGCCAATCTTGCATATATTatcaaagaaagacaaaaagatgTTAGGGTTATGGATGCAATGCAGAACAGAACAAGTATGGATTTTCTTCTTAATACATTGACGTCAGATTTTCCGTTAAGACTGGCTTATATCTCACTAAGTCTTTGTGTGATGTCAGCATCCATCTGTGCGATTGTTCTCCACCTGTggaaacacatgcagaacaTGAAGGAGGGCAGTAGCTCCTTCTCGTCTCCACAGCTTCTGTCTCAGCTAAGGTCGAGCCTCACTGGCATTATACAGGCCTTCCTTTATCTCCCCTGTTCAGCATTTATGATAGCCTATAAAATTATTACACTTGAATTCCCAGAAATACAACTAGAGGGATAAATCATTACCACAGTTATTTCTTTGTACACTTTAGTGACAACCATTAACATTGGGGTTGGTCAGTCAATTTTTTGGCAGCGAGCAATTCATGTTTATCAAAAACTGTTCCAAACTCCAAATATTTTTAGCTCATTGATTTGGTAGGTTTGCTGTTCTGTGAGATGCAATGTGCATGCAATGCAGCTAGTTATAGGCTAACTGAATTGTTTAAGGAAAAACTTCAGTTCTTTTATTGTGTGTACACTTTTATTAGTGAAATGggataataaaaatatataattatttaaccAGGGTAGTGGTTTAGATTTTGATAATATGCCAATTCAAAAACTGTTCGAACATAAAGCAAATTATTATCTTAAACATCAGATAAAACTTAAAATGCAAAAGAGATATATCGCAGAACTTGTACAGACATTTGCCATTATGGTGCTGTTAGGAatgctaacattttttttttcttttttcaacaGTAGGCTAActtatgttttattctttattattttagagGTTGTTACTATCTTTCCT
This region of Electrophorus electricus isolate fEleEle1 chromosome 2, fEleEle1.pri, whole genome shotgun sequence genomic DNA includes:
- the LOC118242587 gene encoding LOW QUALITY PROTEIN: taste receptor type 2 member 1 (The sequence of the model RefSeq protein was modified relative to this genomic sequence to represent the inferred CDS: substituted 1 base at 1 genomic stop codon); protein product: MSTFVFGAVNMSLSTVSIPLNLFDVFCLIITQGSEWLKPPLNILLGSLIGSNIVLHVFTFVLALCEFISISLSEMFTGVAEVTMMYIMEISITSSIWLNVFYYCQVAPAQHPVFIWLKKNIRVFIYSALIMDRLLFLFGFMANLAYIIKERQKDVRVMDAMQNRTSMDFLLNTLTSDFPLRLAYISLSLCVMSASICAIVLHLWKHMQNMKEGSSSFSSPQLLSQLRSSLTGIIQAFLYLPCSAFMIAYKIITLEFPEIQLEGXIITTVISLYTLVTTINIGVGQSIFWQRAIHVYQKLFQTPNIFSSLIW